A window from Schistosoma haematobium chromosome 1, whole genome shotgun sequence encodes these proteins:
- a CDS encoding hypothetical protein (EggNog:ENOG410V59B~COG:G~BUSCO:EOG091G078D): protein MFRLKCAFQVYDWGKVGVNSEVYKLLSQTQELDNLKPYAELWMGTHVSGPSFMMDSPSISLDSYISRNPHCLGSTVSERFGNALPFLFKVLSVRKALSIQAHPDKEYAFKLHANRPDLYKDANHKPEIAIALTPFEAMVGFRPPEEIGVFAKHIPELHAIIGPDFTNGLLNISTDKTLTSSSIKAAYSRLMNAESSVVSNLVEALKRRLTNGEKIIIPPFKNYILDTEALGEIFIRLATDYPGDVGCFSLFFFNYLKLNPGEAIFLEPNLPHAYLSGDCVECMASSDNVIRAGLTPKFKDVDHLLRIIQYEPRWGSALKFVGQTKKIVPIDSNVHTSDNQEKKSIKDDTSVMSEIVTFSPPVDDFAVDKISISDKDKIVQFSPLKSASILIIIYGKGTLQRLHWDPLSTSNTMVDNHRSKYADNYPMPSACVCESFEYDQGSVFFINAGTAFSVHQLQKNDSHLLAFRAYANVSTD, encoded by the exons ATGTTTCGTTTAAAATGTGCTTTTCAAGTGTATGATTGGGGCAAAGTTGGAGTAAACAGTGAGGTCTACAAGCTATTGAGTCAAACCCAAGAGCTAGATAATTTGAAGCCGTATGCAGAG CTATGGATGGGGACTCATGTTTCTGGACCGTCTTTCATGATGGATAGTCCTTCAATATCTCTTGACTCCTATATTTCAAGAAACCCACACTGTTTAGGTTCGACAGTGTCTGAAAGATTTGGCAATGCTTTACCTTTTCTGTTCAAAGTTCTTTCTGTGCGAAAGGCGCTATCTATCCAGGCCCATCCAGACAAG GAGTATGCTTTCAAGTTACATGCTAATAGACCTGATTTATACAAAGATGCTAATCACAAACCGGAAATAGCTATCGCATTAACACCTTTTGAGGCAATGGTCGGTTTCAGACCACCCGAAGAAATTGGTGTCTTTGCGAAAC ATATTCCTGAACTTCACGCCATTATTGGTCCAGATTTTACAAATGGCTTGTTAAATATCTCCACAGATAAAACGCTTACTTCTTCGTCAATTAAAGCCGCCTACTCTCGTTTGATGAATGCCGAGTCCAGTGTT GTCAGCAATTTAGTGGAAGCTTTAAAAAGACGTCTGACTAATGGTGAAAAGATAATTATCCCAccttttaaaaattatattcttGATACAGAAGCTCTTGGAGAGATATTCATTCGTTTGGCAACAGATTACCCTGGAGATGTTGGTTGTTTTAGCTTgttcttttttaattatttaaaactcaATCCAGGAGAAGCAATTTTTCTTGAA CCTAATTTGCCACATGCTTATTTATCCGGTGATTGCGTGGAATGTATGGCTTCTTCGGATAATGTAATTCGTGCCGGTTTAACACCGAAATTCAAAGATGTGGATCATCTGCTTCGAATTATTCAATATGAACCTCGATGGGGATCAGCACTGAAATTTGTTGGGCAGACGAAAAAAATTGTACCAATCGATTCAAATGTGCATACTAGTGATAATCAAGAAAAGAAATCAATTAAAGATGATACATCAGTTATGTCTGAAATTGTGACATTTTCTCCTCCAGTTGATGATTTTGCTGTGGATAAAATCTCA ATATCGGACAAGGATAAAATAGTCCAGTTTTCGCCATTGAAATCTGCCagcattttgattattatctatGGGAAAGGCACATTACAACGTTTGCATTGGGATCCTTTATCCACTTCTAACACTATGGTAGACAATCACAGATCAAAATATGCGGATAATTATCCAATGCCTTCTGCATGTGTTTGTGAATCTTT TGAATACGATCAAGGATCTGTGTTTTTCATCAACGCTGGAACTGCTTTCAGTGTTCATCAATTACAGAAAAATGATTCACATTTATTAGCATTTCGAGCTTATGCAAATGTCTCCACTGACTAA
- a CDS encoding hypothetical protein (EggNog:ENOG410V59B~COG:G) yields the protein MVGFRPPEEIGVFAKHIPELHAIIGPDFTNGLLNISTDKTLTSSSIKAAYSRLMNAESSVVSNLVEALKRRLTNGEKIIIPPFKNYILDTEALGEIFIRLATDYPGDVGCFSLFFFNYLKLNPGEAIFLEPNLPHAYLSGDCVECMASSDNVIRAGLTPKFKDVDHLLRIIQYEPRWGSALKFVGQTKKIVPIDSNVHTSDNQEKKSIKDDTSVMSEIVTFSPPVDDFAVDKISISDKDKIVQFSPLKSASILIIIYGKGTLQRLHWDPLSTSNTMVDNHRSKYADNYPMPSACVCESFEYDQGSVFFINAGTAFSVHQLQKNDSHLLAFRAYANVSTD from the exons ATGGTCGGTTTCAGACCACCCGAAGAAATTGGTGTCTTTGCGAAAC ATATTCCTGAACTTCACGCCATTATTGGTCCAGATTTTACAAATGGCTTGTTAAATATCTCCACAGATAAAACGCTTACTTCTTCGTCAATTAAAGCCGCCTACTCTCGTTTGATGAATGCCGAGTCCAGTGTT GTCAGCAATTTAGTGGAAGCTTTAAAAAGACGTCTGACTAATGGTGAAAAGATAATTATCCCAccttttaaaaattatattcttGATACAGAAGCTCTTGGAGAGATATTCATTCGTTTGGCAACAGATTACCCTGGAGATGTTGGTTGTTTTAGCTTgttcttttttaattatttaaaactcaATCCAGGAGAAGCAATTTTTCTTGAA CCTAATTTGCCACATGCTTATTTATCCGGTGATTGCGTGGAATGTATGGCTTCTTCGGATAATGTAATTCGTGCCGGTTTAACACCGAAATTCAAAGATGTGGATCATCTGCTTCGAATTATTCAATATGAACCTCGATGGGGATCAGCACTGAAATTTGTTGGGCAGACGAAAAAAATTGTACCAATCGATTCAAATGTGCATACTAGTGATAATCAAGAAAAGAAATCAATTAAAGATGATACATCAGTTATGTCTGAAATTGTGACATTTTCTCCTCCAGTTGATGATTTTGCTGTGGATAAAATCTCA ATATCGGACAAGGATAAAATAGTCCAGTTTTCGCCATTGAAATCTGCCagcattttgattattatctatGGGAAAGGCACATTACAACGTTTGCATTGGGATCCTTTATCCACTTCTAACACTATGGTAGACAATCACAGATCAAAATATGCGGATAATTATCCAATGCCTTCTGCATGTGTTTGTGAATCTTT TGAATACGATCAAGGATCTGTGTTTTTCATCAACGCTGGAACTGCTTTCAGTGTTCATCAATTACAGAAAAATGATTCACATTTATTAGCATTTCGAGCTTATGCAAATGTCTCCACTGACTAA